The following are from one region of the Capsicum annuum cultivar UCD-10X-F1 chromosome 1, UCD10Xv1.1, whole genome shotgun sequence genome:
- the LOC107864552 gene encoding uncharacterized protein LOC107864552, producing MASKKIIAICQSGGEFVTNNEDGFLTYTGGEAYALDIDDQTVLADFKKEVAENFQCGTEGMTIKYFLPGNKKTLITISKDKDLKRMINFVKDSDQVEIFIIYDKAVVKNTPIVSGSRSTTASEAGLTPATPVDMIHCDDLLGADAAIDNTPLGVYPGSNDENNEKTRRAATQWENTITGVGQRFNSFAEFREALHKYSIAHGFTYRYKKNDSRRVTAKCKVEGCSWCIYASRLPTTQLICIKKMNGKHTCDGAAVKAAYRSTRGWMGSIIKEKLKVAPNYKPKDIAKDIEREYGIQLNYSQARRAKEKAREQLQGSFKEAYSQLPLFCEKIRETNPGSVATIVTKEGSSFHRLFIAFHASISGFQQGCRPLLFLDSTLLYAKYQGTLLAAVGVDGNDGVFPVAFAVVDEETNDNWHWFLSELKSAVSGSCPITFISDFQRGIRESLQNVFGEECYHGFCLRYLAEKLNNDLKGQFSHEARRLMIQDLYAAACAPKRESFDRCVENIKAISPEVYNWVTRSEPEHWANAFFCGARYDHLTSNFGQPFYDWVAEVNELPITQMVDVLRGKIMELIYTRRVESSQWVTTLTPLMEQKLQSETSRARSLHLLPSYGSRYEVRGESVELVDTDPWDCSCREWQINGLPCCHAIAVSESLGRSPYEHCSPYFSTESYHATYAESINPIPHLEKPIKGEPDMEHTVIVVTPPPTKRPPGRPKMKKVDTFDIVKRQMQCSKCKGLGHNKKTCGKVNNIEEQDPLVDEQDPLLLNGLVTVELEENAESMELESSFPM from the exons ATGGCTTCCAAGAAGATAATTGCAATATGTCAATCTGGAGGAGAGTTTGTGACAAACAATGAGGATGGTTTTTTGACATATACAGGTGGAGAGGCTTATGCTTTGGATATCGATGACCAGACAGTTCTAGCGGACTTTAAGAAAGAAGTAGCAGAGAATTTTCAGTGTGGCACTGAAGGAATgactataaaatattttctccCTGGGAATAAGAAGACTCTCATTACTATATCCAAAGATAAGGACCTCAAGCGTATGATTAATTTTGTCAAGGATTCTGACCAAGTTGAGATCTTCATAATTTATGATAAAGCTGTTGTGAAAAATACACCCATTGTCTCGGGCAGTAG GTCGACAACTGCGTCAGAGGCAGGTCTTACTCCTGCTACCCCTGTAGATATGATTCATTGTGATGATCTGCTTGGTGCTGATGCTGCCATTGATAACACTCCCCTGGGTGTCTATCCTGGCAGCAATGATGAGAACAATGAGAAGACTCGCAGAGCAGCTACACAATGGGAGAATACAATAACTGGCGTTGGTCAGAGGTTCAATAGTTTTGCTGAATTTCGTGAAGCTCTTCATAAATATTCAATTGCCCATGGATTCACTTACAGGTATAAGAAAAATGATAGTCGCAGGGTAACTGCTAAATGCAAGGTTGAAGGATGTTCTTGGTGCATATATGCATCAAGGTTGCCTACCACTCAGCTTATATGTATCAAGAAAATGAATGGAAAGCATACATGTGATGGGGCTGCTGTTAAAGCTGCCTACCGATCAACGAGGGGATGGATGGGAAGTATAATAAAGGAAAAGTTGAAGGTTGCTCCGAACTACAAGCCAAAGGATATAGCAAAAGATATTGAGCGTGAATATGGCATTCAGTTGAACTATTCTCAGGCAAGGCGTGCAAAAGAGAAGGCAAGAGAACAGCTTCAGGGTTCATTCAAAGAAGCGTACAGTCAGTTACCTTTATTTTGTGAGAAAATTAGAGAAACTAATCCTGGTAGTGTTGCTACAATTGTCACTAAGGAGGGCTCAAGTTTTCATCGCCTGTTTATTGCATTTCATGCCTCAATATCTGGTTTCCAGCAAGGTTGCCGGCCTCTTCTTTTCCTGGACAGCACTCTTCTCTATGCAAAATATCAAGGAACACTTTTGGCTGCCGTAGGTGTAGATGGGAATGATGGCGTCTTTCCAGTAGCCTTTGCAGTTGTAGATGAGGAGACCAATGACAACTGGCATTGGTTTCTTTCAGAACTAAAATCTGCTGTCTCAGGATCGTGTCCAATAACTTTTATTTCTGATTTCCAAAGAGGGATAAGAGAGTCTTTGCAAAATGTCTTTGGTGAAGAGTGTTACCACGGTTTTTGTCTGCGTTACCTTGCAGAGAAACTTAATAATGATTTAAAAGGGCAGTTTTCGCATGAAGCTAGACGCCTTATGATCCAAGATTTATATGCTGCTGCTTGTGCCCCAAAACGTGAGTCTTTTGACCGCTGTGTTGAGAATATTAAAGCTATCTCACCTGAAGTTTACAATTGGGTCACTAGAAGTGAGCCCGAACACTGGGCAAATGCCTTTTTTTGTGGGGCAAGGTATGACCACTTGACATccaattttgggcagcctttctaTGATTGGGTTGCAGAGGTGAATGAGCTGCCAATAACTCAAATGGTTGATGTATTACGTGGTAAAATAATGGAATTGATCTATACTAGGCGTGTTGAATCCAGTCAGTGGGTTACTACGTTGACACCTTTGATGGAACAAAAACTTCAAAGTGAAACATCAAGAGCGAGGTCACTTCACCTGTTACCCTCATATGGCAGCAGATATGAAGTGCGTGGTGAATCTGTCGAATTAGTTGATACTGATCCATGGGATTGTAGTTGCAGAGAGTGGCAGATTAATGGGTTGCCTTGTTGCCATGCTATTGCTGTTTCTGAAAGCCTAGGAAGGAGCCCCTATGAGCATTGCTCCCCATACTTCTCAACTGAGAGTTACCATGCAACATATGCCGAATCAATCAACCCTATACCTCATTTGGAAAAACCAATTAAAGGTGAACCAGATATGGAGCATACTGTCATCGTTGTTACTCCTCCACCAACAAAACGTCCACCTGGTCGACCAAAGATGAAAAAGGTGGACACTTTTGACATAGTCAAACGTCAAATGCAGTGCAGCAAGTGTAAGGGCCTAGGCCACAATAAGAAGACATGCGG GAAGGTGAATAATATTGAAGAGCAAGACCCTCTAGTTGATGAACAAGACCCTCTACTTCTCAATGGCTTGGTAACTGTAGAGCTTGAAGAGAATGCAGAATCAATGGAATTGGAATCTTCTTTTCCAATGTAG